A single region of the Paramicrobacterium fandaimingii genome encodes:
- a CDS encoding HEAT repeat domain-containing protein, whose amino-acid sequence MGAEDWLRASPQERAEAARAEIGGDLLAHWCGDVLAGRVHIDSSSADDVPDPRWLAGRQWERWGPARTWPERNLDYWPRVWAARTLLHIGDDGARGEIIGGLSDQSWRVREMCAKVVASHEIGEAGDACARIVRTDANSRVRIAALRALAVIGESEHAGAVLDSLDDDEIGADASTTLRAMEERLDRPLRP is encoded by the coding sequence ATGGGTGCGGAAGATTGGCTGAGGGCCTCGCCACAGGAGCGAGCAGAGGCAGCGAGAGCCGAGATCGGAGGGGATCTGCTCGCGCACTGGTGCGGCGATGTCCTGGCCGGGCGCGTTCACATCGATTCGTCGTCGGCCGACGACGTTCCCGATCCACGGTGGCTCGCCGGCAGGCAGTGGGAGCGCTGGGGGCCCGCTCGAACCTGGCCGGAGCGCAACCTCGACTACTGGCCTCGAGTCTGGGCGGCGCGCACCCTACTTCACATCGGCGACGATGGTGCGCGCGGGGAGATCATTGGCGGTCTGTCCGACCAGAGTTGGCGAGTACGGGAAATGTGCGCCAAGGTTGTGGCCAGTCACGAGATCGGAGAGGCGGGAGACGCCTGCGCGCGCATCGTCAGGACAGATGCCAACTCCCGTGTACGAATCGCGGCATTGCGCGCGCTTGCCGTTATCGGTGAGTCAGAGCATGCCGGAGCAGTGCTCGATTCCCTCGACGATGATGAAATTGGTGCCGACGCGAGCACCACCCTGCGGGCGATGGAGGAGCGGCTCGACCGCCCGCTTCGCCCCTGA
- a CDS encoding macrolide 2'-phosphotransferase, whose translation MVDTPPADASSIRDLAAEHGLNVDESSIIVNDAGLDFRVAIAQATNGETWVVRMPRRHDVLERAAVEERLLRAVAPRLSAHVPDWRIVSERLIAYPLLPGIPGLTLDDSGSPVWAYDIASSTYATSLGDLLSELHAIDASEVRGTGIEVRTPSDVREKWRADIDTVSAEFEIAHHLNSRWHAWLADDTYWPDWSVLTHGEIYPAHTLLEGERITAVLDWTTAEVGDPARDFMFHQAFAPQETFDLTVRRYVELGGRVWPRLSDHCAEMFATSPLGYGLFALMSGEQEHRSTAAALLNPATD comes from the coding sequence ATGGTTGACACTCCGCCCGCAGATGCCTCCAGCATCCGAGATCTTGCCGCCGAGCACGGCCTTAATGTCGATGAATCATCGATCATCGTCAACGATGCCGGACTGGACTTTCGAGTGGCGATTGCTCAGGCGACCAACGGCGAGACTTGGGTTGTCCGTATGCCACGTCGACACGACGTGCTCGAACGCGCCGCTGTCGAGGAACGCCTGCTTCGTGCTGTTGCACCCCGCCTCTCCGCGCACGTACCGGACTGGCGAATCGTCTCGGAGCGGCTCATCGCCTACCCTCTACTTCCAGGGATACCCGGGCTGACGCTTGACGATTCGGGATCGCCCGTCTGGGCCTACGACATCGCATCCAGCACCTACGCCACGTCTCTCGGAGACCTGCTCTCAGAACTGCACGCCATCGACGCTTCTGAGGTCCGTGGAACCGGCATTGAGGTGCGCACCCCATCCGATGTGCGGGAGAAGTGGCGCGCAGATATCGACACAGTGAGTGCCGAGTTCGAGATTGCGCACCATCTGAACTCACGGTGGCATGCCTGGCTCGCCGACGACACATATTGGCCGGACTGGTCGGTGCTCACCCACGGTGAGATCTATCCCGCTCATACGCTGCTCGAGGGCGAACGCATCACAGCAGTGCTCGACTGGACCACGGCGGAGGTCGGCGACCCGGCGAGAGACTTCATGTTTCATCAGGCGTTTGCGCCACAGGAAACATTTGATCTGACCGTTCGCCGCTATGTCGAACTCGGCGGTCGCGTCTGGCCACGCCTCTCAGACCATTGCGCCGAGATGTTTGCAACCAGTCCCCTCGGCTACGGGCTCTTCGCACTGATGAGCGGCGAACAAGAGCACCGGAGCACAGCGGCGGCACTGCTCAATCCGGCGACCGATTAG
- a CDS encoding FAD-dependent oxidoreductase, protein MSDNHGETEHTEHVDILVIGWGKGGKTLAGTAARQGQRVALVEQSDDRVGGTCINVACVPTKILVHDAEKRRSSDDVDDYFASAVTRRDTLTSAMRAMNFSMLDQLDSVLLVSGRATFTTEREVRVTGGSETLTLTADTVLVNTGTSPAVPPIDGAVVGGRIHNSETLQHVSPMPRSLVVVGGGYVGLEFASMFAHFGSRVTVLDRGERPLKNEDGDVAETAAEILRDDGIAIVSRASVVSVSDSEDAAHVTYDIAGELTTVDADAVLLALGRTPETAELGLDRAGVRSDDNGFIVVDEHLRTSADGVFALGDVNGGPQFTYISLDDNRIVSDQLFGEGTRSTADRNAVPYTMFLTPPLARVGLTEAQARERGYDVLVGAKQMADIAAAPRAKIEGDPRGIVKVVVDRETDLVLGAALMHVHSQEVINLVSLAMRHGISASALRDSIYTHPSATEALNEVLGVLR, encoded by the coding sequence ATGTCAGATAATCACGGTGAGACCGAACACACTGAGCACGTCGACATTCTGGTCATCGGGTGGGGAAAAGGCGGCAAGACTCTAGCTGGGACGGCCGCCCGACAGGGGCAGCGCGTCGCGCTCGTCGAGCAGTCGGATGATCGCGTTGGCGGCACCTGCATCAACGTCGCGTGCGTGCCCACCAAAATTCTCGTTCACGATGCCGAGAAGCGGCGCAGCTCCGATGACGTCGACGATTACTTCGCTTCGGCGGTGACGAGGCGCGATACGCTCACGAGCGCCATGCGCGCAATGAACTTTTCGATGCTCGATCAGCTCGACTCCGTTCTGCTTGTCAGCGGTCGAGCCACTTTCACGACGGAGCGCGAGGTGCGGGTGACGGGCGGAAGCGAGACGTTGACGCTGACCGCAGACACCGTTCTTGTGAATACCGGAACCTCGCCAGCCGTCCCGCCGATCGACGGTGCCGTCGTCGGCGGCCGCATCCATAATTCCGAGACCCTGCAGCATGTGTCTCCCATGCCGAGATCCCTTGTCGTCGTGGGCGGCGGCTACGTCGGGCTGGAGTTCGCATCGATGTTCGCCCACTTCGGTTCGCGGGTCACGGTGCTTGATCGCGGAGAGCGGCCGCTCAAAAACGAAGATGGTGATGTGGCAGAGACAGCCGCCGAGATTCTTCGCGACGATGGAATCGCGATCGTCTCACGAGCATCCGTTGTCTCTGTCTCTGACAGCGAGGATGCCGCGCACGTGACCTACGACATAGCGGGGGAGCTGACGACAGTGGATGCTGATGCTGTGCTGCTCGCGCTCGGGCGTACCCCCGAAACGGCAGAGCTCGGTCTCGACCGCGCCGGAGTGCGCAGCGACGACAATGGCTTCATCGTCGTTGATGAGCACCTGCGCACGAGCGCTGACGGGGTTTTCGCACTTGGTGACGTCAACGGCGGCCCGCAGTTCACCTACATTTCGCTTGATGACAACAGAATCGTCTCCGATCAGCTCTTTGGTGAGGGGACACGCTCAACGGCGGATCGGAATGCCGTTCCGTACACCATGTTTCTCACGCCGCCCCTCGCGCGGGTCGGCCTGACCGAAGCGCAGGCCAGGGAGCGCGGCTATGACGTGCTGGTGGGGGCGAAGCAGATGGCCGATATCGCCGCGGCGCCCCGGGCGAAGATCGAGGGCGACCCAAGAGGTATCGTCAAAGTCGTCGTCGATCGCGAAACCGACCTCGTGCTCGGTGCAGCGCTCATGCACGTGCATTCGCAAGAGGTGATCAACCTCGTGTCACTCGCGATGCGACATGGCATCAGCGCGAGCGCGCTGCGTGACTCGATCTACACGCACCCGTCAGCGACCGAGGCTCTCAACGAGGTGCTCGGAGTGCTTCGGTGA
- a CDS encoding SDR family oxidoreductase yields the protein MTDKRVVIVGGHGKIALLAAPKLVAAGYRVESLIRNADQSEEIRAAGAEPVVLDIETADVGALSGAFAGAEAIVFSAGAGGGNPDRTRAVDFEAAVRTITAAEGVGVSRYVMVSYARASVDIENIDPESSFYTYAKAKHDADVAVRESSLDYTILGPGRLTLEPATGSITLADESGNVVEGGRSDDDKVTSRENVAEAIVHVLATKAAVKKTVNFYDGDTAIADAIV from the coding sequence ATGACGGACAAACGAGTGGTCATCGTCGGAGGACACGGCAAGATCGCCCTGCTCGCCGCCCCGAAGCTTGTCGCCGCGGGTTATCGCGTTGAGTCGCTGATTCGCAACGCCGACCAGTCGGAGGAGATCAGAGCCGCTGGAGCCGAACCGGTGGTTCTTGATATCGAGACGGCCGACGTCGGTGCGCTCTCGGGCGCATTCGCCGGAGCAGAAGCGATCGTCTTCTCTGCCGGAGCTGGCGGCGGCAATCCGGATCGCACGCGCGCCGTCGACTTTGAAGCGGCAGTGCGCACCATAACCGCGGCTGAGGGCGTCGGTGTTTCTCGCTACGTCATGGTGTCGTATGCGCGAGCGAGCGTCGACATCGAGAACATCGACCCGGAGAGCTCCTTCTACACCTACGCGAAGGCCAAGCACGACGCCGATGTCGCCGTGCGAGAGTCGAGCCTCGACTACACGATCCTCGGGCCTGGGCGGCTGACGCTCGAACCGGCAACGGGGAGCATCACCCTTGCGGACGAGTCAGGCAATGTCGTCGAGGGCGGGCGCTCTGACGACGACAAGGTGACGTCTCGCGAGAACGTCGCCGAGGCAATCGTTCACGTTCTGGCGACGAAGGCCGCGGTGAAGAAGACAGTGAACTTCTACGATGGAGACACAGCAATCGCCGACGCAATAGTCTGA